Part of the Candidatus Margulisiibacteriota bacterium genome is shown below.
GAAAAAAATTGGCATTTTAGGGCCACGTTTGTTGAATCAGGATAGGTCAATTCAATATTATGGAAGCGTTTTAGGTAGGCACAAATATCGTGGCAATAATCCCCGAGTTGTTGATTTTTTGTCAGGGGCAGCAATGTTTGTGAACAAAGAACTTTATTTAGCAGTTGGTGGCTTTGATGAGAATTACTTTTTTTATAATGAAGACTTAGACCTTTGCAAAACATTAACAAGAAAAGGTTACCAAAATTACTATCATCCAGAAATAGTTCTTGTCCATTTAGGTGGTGGTAGTACTTTTGCTGCAAAGTCGCTTAAGAAGCAAGCATGGAAGAGTAGTTGGTATTTCTTTAAGAAGTTTTATTTGTCTTTCTTG
Proteins encoded:
- a CDS encoding glycosyltransferase family 2 protein — encoded protein: MKVSVIVIHYNTPELLKNCLDSFYESNKAVSFDVIVVDNASSNKFNKDRLMEDYSNISFIENSENVGFAKANNQGAVEALGEYLFLLNSDTVTNKDVLSPLVSFYESKKKIGILGPRLLNQDRSIQYYGSVLGRHKYRGNNPRVVDFLSGAAMFVNKELYLAVGGFDENYFFYNEDLDLCKTLTRKGYQNYYHPEIVLVHLGGGSTFAAKSLKKQAWKSSWYFFKKFYLSFLRPLNQ